The following coding sequences are from one Salvia hispanica cultivar TCC Black 2014 chromosome 3, UniMelb_Shisp_WGS_1.0, whole genome shotgun sequence window:
- the LOC125216096 gene encoding uncharacterized protein LOC125216096, with protein sequence MTSESSAGFHHPQHGGLFAPGGATSSSSSGGSGGVAANYNYGGGSMNLGANECPSGRMLFGAQNSLDSSLTHVLDSFPGLKHDGGFAVEWSVDEQFKLEEGLAKYASEPNITKYVKIAASLRDKTVRDVALRCRWMMRKRRKQEHPCLGKKIRDRKEKMLEPALKTNMSSASSVNVAPYTSTTNQQCGYMLSGVLSGTARHLLEENSRSFEQISVNLSAQKLQQNIDLFFHVRNNIITVLDSMAKMPGIMSQMPPLPVLLNEELTSSIFLPSSQPMIMFSSSSMAPVKQEPGC encoded by the exons ATGACAAGCGAGTCGAGCGCTGGCTTCCACCATCCCCAGCACGGCGGATTGTTCGCACCCGGTGGAGCGAcgagcagcagcagcagcggcggttCAGGCGGCGTCGCTGCAAACTACAATTACGGCGGAGGAAGCATGAATTTGGGCGCAAATGAGTGCCCTAGCGGTAGAATGCTCTTTGGTGCGCAGAATTCTCTTGATTCTTCGCTGACGCATGTGCTGGATTCGTTTCCCGGGTTGAAGCACGACGGGGGTTTCGCAGTGGAGTGGTCGGTTGATGAGCAATTCAAGTTAGAGGAGGGACTTGCCAA ATATGCTAGTGAACCCAATATCACAAAGTATGTTAAGATTGCTGCCTCACTTCGTGACAAGACGGTCAGAGATGTTGCTCTGCGATGCAGATGGATGATG AGAAAGCGGAGGAAACAGGAGCATCCATGCTTGGGGAAGAAAATTAGGGATCGGAAG GAAAAAATGTTGGAACCAGCTTTGAAGACTAACATGTCCTCAGCTTCTTCAGTGAATGTTGCTCCATATACATCAACCACAAACCAGCAGTGTGGTTACATGCTCTCAGGAG tACTGAGTGGCACGGCCAGACATCTTCTAGAAGAAAACAGTCGGTCTTTTGAACAAATTTCCGTAAATCTTTCTGCTCAAAAG CTGCAGCAAAACATTGATCTCTTTTTCCATGTGAGGAATAACATAATTACAGTTTTGGACAG CATGGCAAAAATGCCTGGAATTATGAGTCAAATGCCACCTCTTCCAGTGCTCTTAAATGAGGAACTCACAAGTAGCATTTTTCTGCCCTCGTCTCAG CCGATGATTATGTTCAGCTCATCAAGTATGGCACCCGTGAAGCAGGAGCCTGGATGCTGA